In one Hypomesus transpacificus isolate Combined female chromosome 18, fHypTra1, whole genome shotgun sequence genomic region, the following are encoded:
- the LOC124481095 gene encoding glutaminase kidney isoform, mitochondrial-like isoform X3 — MHRGWPESCVKPLEYAIAVHEAGTEHVHRYVGKEPSGLKFNKLSLDEEDKPHNPMVNAGAIVISSLLKPGANTAEKFDYVMEFLKRMAGSEYVGFSNATFQSEKETGDRNFAIGYYLKEKKCFPNNVEMIAALDFYFQLCSIEVTCESSSVMAATLANGGICPITGDRVLSAEAVRNTLSLMHSCGMYDFSGQFAFHVGLPAKSGVSGAVLLVVPNVMGMICWSPPLDKVGNSVRGIHFCQELVSLFNFHNYDNLRHFAKKLDPRRQSDDDRNKSVVNLMFAAYSGDVSALRRFALSAANMEERDYDSRTALHVAAAEGHVEAVIFLTETCKVNPHVKDRWGNSPIDDAIQFGRDNVVAVLQEYQRMYPRSLPQADSEDQAKPLLLDTLKVVV, encoded by the exons ATGCACCGTGGATGGCCAGAG TCATGCGTGAAGCCCCTGGAGTATGCCATTGCTGTGCACGAGGCTGGCACTGAGCATGTTCACCGCTACGTGGGCAAAGAGCCCAGCGGACTCAAGTTTAACAAACTGTCACTGGAtgaggaag ATAAACCACACAACCCCATGGTGAATGCTGGAGCTATAGTCATAAGCTCTCTCCTGAAG CCTGGTGCAAATACGGCTGAGAAGTTTGACTAT GTCATGGAATTCTTAAAAAGAATGGCTGGTTCTGAGTATGTGGGCTTCAGCAATGCCAC ATTTCAGTCAGAGAAGGAGACTGGTGACCGAAATTTTGCAATCGGTTATTACCTTAAGGAGAAAAAG TGCTTTCCTAACAATGTAGAAATGATTGCAGCCCTTGATTTCTACTTCCAG CTCTGCTCCATTGAGGTGACATGTGAGTCATCCAGCGTCATGGCCGCCACCCTGGCAAACGGTGGAATCTGTCCAATCACAGGGGACCGTGTTCTGAGCGCTGAGGCTGTGCGCAACACCCTCAGTCTCATGCACTCCTGTGGAATGTACGACTTCTCTGGCCAGTTCGCCTTCCAT GTGGGTTTGCCGGCCAAATCTGGCGTGTCAGGGGCAGTGCTGCTGGTGGTTCCCAACGTTATGGGAATGATTTGTTGGTCTCCACCTTTAGATAAAGTCGGAAATAGCGTTCGAGGCATTCATTTCTGCCAA GAACTGGTGTCCCTCTTCAACTTCCACAACTATGACAACCTGAGACACTTTGCAAAGAAGCTGGACCCTCGACGACAGTCAGATGATGATCGG AACAAGTCTGTGGTGAATCTGATGTTTGCTGCCTACAGTGGAGACGTCTCTGCCCTGAGGAG ATTTGCCCTCTCTGCAGCCAACATGGAAGAGAGGGACTATGACTCTCGCACAGCTCTGCATGTAGCTGCAGCTGAAG GTCATGTTGAAGCAGTGATCTTTTTAACTGAGACTTGTAAGGTAAACCCCCATGTCAAGGACAG GTGGGGAAACAGCCCCATAGATGATGCCATTCAGTTTGGCCGGGATAATGTGGTGGCAGTCCTGCAGGAGTACCAGCGCATGTACCCACGCAGCCTGCCCCAGGCAGACTCTGAAGACCAGGCCAAACCACTGCTGTTGGACACACTGAAAGTTGTGGTTTGA
- the LOC124481095 gene encoding glutaminase kidney isoform, mitochondrial-like isoform X2 — protein sequence MRKALKSTGLLTSDPRLRDCMVQLRKTTRDSSGPVMMDQELFRKCVGNNIILLTQAFRRKFIIPDFEEFVSHINQLYYSAQQQEGGQVADYIPQLAKFSPDLWGVSLCTVDGQRHSVGDTKVPFCLQSCVKPLEYAIAVHEAGTEHVHRYVGKEPSGLKFNKLSLDEEDKPHNPMVNAGAIVISSLLKPGANTAEKFDYVMEFLKRMAGSEYVGFSNATFQSEKETGDRNFAIGYYLKEKKCFPNNVEMIAALDFYFQLCSIEVTCESSSVMAATLANGGICPITGDRVLSAEAVRNTLSLMHSCGMYDFSGQFAFHVGLPAKSGVSGAVLLVVPNVMGMICWSPPLDKVGNSVRGIHFCQELVSLFNFHNYDNLRHFAKKLDPRRQSDDDRNKSVVNLMFAAYSGDVSALRRFALSAANMEERDYDSRTALHVAAAEGHVEAVIFLTETCKVNPHVKDRWGNSPIDDAIQFGRDNVVAVLQEYQRMYPRSLPQADSEDQAKPLLLDTLKVVV from the exons gtgtgttGGCAATAACATCATCCTACTGACGCAGGCCTTCAGGAGAAAGTTTATCATCCCAGACTTTGAGGAGTTTGTATCTCACATTAACCAGCTGTACTACAGCGCCCAGCagcaggaaggggggcag GTAGCAGATTACATTCCTCAACTGGCCAAGTTCAGTCCTGATCTGTGGGGAGTGTCTCTATGCACCGTGGATGGCCAGAG ACATTCAGTGGGTGACACCAAGGTTCCATTCTGTCTGCAGTCATGCGTGAAGCCCCTGGAGTATGCCATTGCTGTGCACGAGGCTGGCACTGAGCATGTTCACCGCTACGTGGGCAAAGAGCCCAGCGGACTCAAGTTTAACAAACTGTCACTGGAtgaggaag ATAAACCACACAACCCCATGGTGAATGCTGGAGCTATAGTCATAAGCTCTCTCCTGAAG CCTGGTGCAAATACGGCTGAGAAGTTTGACTAT GTCATGGAATTCTTAAAAAGAATGGCTGGTTCTGAGTATGTGGGCTTCAGCAATGCCAC ATTTCAGTCAGAGAAGGAGACTGGTGACCGAAATTTTGCAATCGGTTATTACCTTAAGGAGAAAAAG TGCTTTCCTAACAATGTAGAAATGATTGCAGCCCTTGATTTCTACTTCCAG CTCTGCTCCATTGAGGTGACATGTGAGTCATCCAGCGTCATGGCCGCCACCCTGGCAAACGGTGGAATCTGTCCAATCACAGGGGACCGTGTTCTGAGCGCTGAGGCTGTGCGCAACACCCTCAGTCTCATGCACTCCTGTGGAATGTACGACTTCTCTGGCCAGTTCGCCTTCCAT GTGGGTTTGCCGGCCAAATCTGGCGTGTCAGGGGCAGTGCTGCTGGTGGTTCCCAACGTTATGGGAATGATTTGTTGGTCTCCACCTTTAGATAAAGTCGGAAATAGCGTTCGAGGCATTCATTTCTGCCAA GAACTGGTGTCCCTCTTCAACTTCCACAACTATGACAACCTGAGACACTTTGCAAAGAAGCTGGACCCTCGACGACAGTCAGATGATGATCGG AACAAGTCTGTGGTGAATCTGATGTTTGCTGCCTACAGTGGAGACGTCTCTGCCCTGAGGAG ATTTGCCCTCTCTGCAGCCAACATGGAAGAGAGGGACTATGACTCTCGCACAGCTCTGCATGTAGCTGCAGCTGAAG GTCATGTTGAAGCAGTGATCTTTTTAACTGAGACTTGTAAGGTAAACCCCCATGTCAAGGACAG GTGGGGAAACAGCCCCATAGATGATGCCATTCAGTTTGGCCGGGATAATGTGGTGGCAGTCCTGCAGGAGTACCAGCGCATGTACCCACGCAGCCTGCCCCAGGCAGACTCTGAAGACCAGGCCAAACCACTGCTGTTGGACACACTGAAAGTTGTGGTTTGA